In one Armatimonadota bacterium genomic region, the following are encoded:
- a CDS encoding MBL fold metallo-hydrolase, translating to MTATAIVLGSGTSNGVPSLGKAYPERFLANPKNHRTRPSLLLQGPGGNILIDCAPEMRLQLLREGIMDLQAVVITHTHADHVMGMDDVRAFCQKYGRAMPVYTSPDYQEDIKRIFHYAFQEFPAGIWVPRFELRDVPPFIHEAGLSVETLWVEHGPIPCLAVRVGDFAYVTDVSHIPENVRPRLTGLKTLILDAVRIKPHPNHFHFEKAMEVAAGLAAETTFFTHLSDDYDHDESESQLPPNIRLAYDGLKIKIGCQLGNCES from the coding sequence ATGACCGCGACGGCCATTGTTCTGGGGTCGGGCACCAGCAACGGCGTGCCGTCCCTTGGCAAGGCCTATCCCGAACGGTTTTTGGCAAATCCAAAAAACCACCGCACCCGGCCCAGCCTGTTGCTGCAAGGGCCCGGCGGCAACATCCTAATCGATTGCGCGCCGGAAATGCGGCTGCAGCTGTTGCGCGAAGGAATCATGGATCTCCAGGCGGTCGTCATCACCCACACCCACGCGGATCACGTGATGGGGATGGACGATGTACGCGCCTTTTGCCAAAAATATGGGCGGGCCATGCCCGTCTACACCTCCCCGGATTACCAAGAGGACATCAAAAGGATTTTCCATTACGCGTTCCAGGAGTTCCCGGCCGGCATTTGGGTGCCCCGATTCGAACTCCGCGACGTTCCGCCTTTCATCCACGAAGCCGGGCTTTCCGTTGAAACCCTTTGGGTTGAGCATGGCCCCATCCCCTGCCTGGCTGTGCGCGTAGGGGACTTTGCTTATGTCACCGATGTCAGCCACATCCCCGAAAACGTTAGGCCACGGCTGACCGGGCTCAAAACGCTCATCCTCGATGCAGTCCGGATTAAGCCCCACCCCAACCACTTCCATTTTGAAAAAGCGATGGAGGTGGCGGCCGGCCTGGCGGCCGAGACCACATTTTTCACCCACTTGTCGGACGATTACGACCACGACGAGAGCGAATCCCAACTGCCGCCCAACATCCGACTGGCTTACGATGGGCTCAAAATCAAAATTGGCTGTCAACTCGGCAACTGCGAAAGCTGA
- a CDS encoding FliA/WhiG family RNA polymerase sigma factor: protein MALSPETLQRTWIEYKVYKSQDARVELINHYSYLVKITSGRLVTSVPQGLDRDDLVSAGVIGLIKAVDQYDPTRDVKFETYAIALIRGAILEMLRDEDWVPRSIREKLKALDKAQKELEKEYGRPASQRELSNFMGMSEQEVSDLLVRVGKTNVYSLDDVVGGSSDGDDHIHFIEMIVDGDADTEGQMDGKELRRVMSAGVDRLPERERLVIALYYFEGLTFKEIGKVLGVSESRVYQLHTQAMGRLRNFLKDEGIPHVA from the coding sequence ATGGCCCTTTCACCGGAAACGTTGCAACGCACTTGGATCGAATACAAGGTCTACAAAAGCCAGGATGCCCGGGTCGAGCTGATCAACCATTACAGCTACCTGGTCAAGATCACCTCGGGCCGGCTGGTCACCAGCGTCCCTCAAGGGTTGGATCGCGACGACCTGGTTTCGGCCGGCGTGATCGGCCTCATCAAAGCCGTCGACCAATACGACCCGACCCGCGACGTCAAGTTTGAAACGTATGCCATCGCCCTCATCCGTGGCGCCATCTTGGAAATGCTCCGGGACGAGGACTGGGTGCCCCGGTCGATTCGCGAAAAGCTCAAAGCCCTCGACAAAGCGCAAAAGGAATTGGAAAAGGAATACGGCCGCCCCGCTTCGCAACGGGAGCTCTCCAACTTCATGGGCATGAGTGAGCAAGAAGTCAGCGACTTGCTGGTCCGCGTCGGCAAAACCAACGTCTACAGCTTGGACGACGTCGTCGGCGGATCCAGCGACGGCGACGACCACATCCACTTTATCGAAATGATCGTCGACGGGGACGCCGACACCGAAGGACAGATGGACGGAAAGGAACTCCGCCGCGTGATGTCCGCAGGAGTCGACCGGCTCCCGGAACGGGAACGGCTCGTCATCGCCCTCTACTACTTCGAAGGTTTGACCTTCAAAGAAATTGGCAAGGTGTTGGGGGTCAGCGAAAGCCGGGTCTACCAACTCCACACGCAGGCAATGGGGCGCTTGCGCAACTTCCTCAAGGACGAAGGCATCCCGCACGTGGCGTAA
- a CDS encoding SurA N-terminal domain-containing protein: MKTSHVVAAAAAAALLMATAGCGESSKGFATINGVPITNKELIEYLETKPTVRAVVNGQQVTVNVQDTLAFQALQDLMVRKLMLQLAKSEGVMPSSKDVEERIKLMTEVEPTYIKQMQLLGLSMQGIRDRVLVDLAQQNILSKGITVSDAEVDEFIKANPQQFEEPAKADMLWILVPTSEKPAVDAAIGTGEKFGDIAAKFSKDKYAKQYGGKYEPERFPAGVPLTGLSGTLKASIEKTQSGKATDWIDVPSSQAGVPDMSAKFYIVRKTEARKIEITAARKKLLKAAIQADRGKQTKDIQEKLSELLKKAKIDVSDETLKPMWERFETQLKEQADQTQVPTGGQSGN, from the coding sequence ATGAAAACATCCCATGTCGTTGCGGCTGCAGCGGCCGCCGCCCTTTTGATGGCGACGGCTGGCTGCGGAGAATCATCAAAGGGCTTCGCCACCATCAACGGAGTTCCGATCACCAACAAAGAGCTGATCGAATACCTTGAAACCAAGCCGACTGTCCGCGCCGTTGTCAACGGGCAACAGGTCACGGTCAACGTCCAAGACACCCTGGCCTTCCAAGCTTTGCAAGACCTGATGGTGCGCAAGCTCATGCTTCAATTGGCCAAATCCGAGGGCGTTATGCCGTCATCCAAAGACGTGGAAGAACGCATCAAGCTGATGACCGAGGTCGAACCCACCTACATCAAGCAGATGCAGCTCTTGGGGCTTTCTATGCAAGGGATCCGCGACCGCGTGCTCGTCGACCTGGCCCAACAAAACATCCTCTCCAAAGGCATCACGGTGTCGGATGCAGAAGTCGACGAATTCATTAAAGCCAACCCGCAACAGTTTGAAGAGCCCGCCAAGGCCGACATGCTTTGGATCTTGGTGCCCACCTCCGAAAAACCGGCCGTTGATGCGGCCATCGGGACCGGTGAAAAGTTCGGCGACATCGCGGCAAAGTTCAGCAAGGACAAATATGCCAAGCAATACGGCGGCAAATATGAACCCGAACGGTTTCCGGCCGGCGTACCCCTCACCGGCCTATCCGGAACCCTGAAAGCCTCGATCGAAAAAACACAATCTGGCAAAGCCACCGATTGGATCGATGTCCCGAGCAGCCAAGCCGGAGTCCCCGATATGTCGGCCAAGTTCTACATCGTCCGCAAAACCGAGGCCCGCAAGATCGAAATTACGGCGGCCCGCAAAAAGCTGCTCAAGGCCGCCATCCAAGCCGACCGGGGCAAGCAAACCAAGGACATTCAAGAAAAACTTTCGGAACTCCTGAAAAAAGCGAAAATCGATGTGAGCGACGAGACACTCAAGCCTATGTGGGAACGGTTTGAAACCCAGCTGAAGGAACAAGCGGATCAAACCCAAGTTCCGACCGGCGGACAATCCGGCAACTGA
- a CDS encoding spermidine synthase, which yields MSDRLFSQSTGMFIAETHTDAVTWFFSVDRFLVEGRTKYQQYQIVDMPTFGKTLFLDYKIQSSLLDEYVYHESMVQPAMTLHPNPKKVLVCGGGEGSTLAHALSHNTVGSATMVDLDEELIDMVKIHMPEWHRGSFDDPRTKLVHQDARKWVEDHKGEGYDVILSDLPGPIEGGPALYLYTKEYFEHVAAALSEDGVFVLQSGACNETYPYCFACVHKTLESLKEHFPVVRGYYGLVTTFQMPWGFILASKKHDPLDLTPEMVAERLAARGVENRYYTPRFHNAMFTLPEYMLTAIEQHGRVLTDAEPFIWDA from the coding sequence ATGTCGGATCGCCTGTTTTCCCAAAGCACCGGGATGTTCATTGCCGAAACCCACACGGATGCCGTGACCTGGTTTTTCTCCGTCGATCGGTTTTTGGTGGAAGGCCGCACCAAGTACCAGCAGTACCAGATCGTCGACATGCCGACTTTCGGCAAAACCCTGTTCCTGGATTACAAGATCCAGTCGAGCCTATTGGACGAGTATGTGTATCACGAGAGCATGGTCCAGCCCGCCATGACTTTGCACCCGAACCCTAAAAAGGTTCTGGTGTGCGGCGGGGGCGAAGGCAGCACGTTGGCCCATGCGCTCAGCCACAACACGGTGGGATCGGCGACGATGGTCGACCTGGACGAAGAGCTGATCGACATGGTCAAAATCCACATGCCGGAATGGCACCGGGGATCGTTTGACGACCCCCGCACCAAGCTTGTCCATCAAGATGCCCGCAAATGGGTAGAAGACCACAAGGGCGAAGGTTACGACGTCATCCTCAGCGATTTGCCCGGCCCGATCGAAGGCGGCCCCGCGCTGTACCTGTACACCAAGGAATACTTCGAACACGTGGCGGCCGCGCTGAGCGAGGACGGCGTGTTTGTCTTGCAATCCGGCGCTTGCAACGAGACCTACCCTTACTGCTTCGCGTGCGTCCACAAAACCTTGGAGTCGCTCAAGGAGCATTTCCCGGTGGTGCGAGGTTACTACGGGCTCGTCACAACCTTCCAAATGCCGTGGGGATTCATCCTGGCCAGCAAAAAACATGACCCCTTGGACCTGACCCCCGAGATGGTTGCCGAAAGGCTAGCGGCCCGCGGGGTTGAAAACCGGTATTACACGCCAAGGTTCCACAATGCGATGTTCACGTTGCCCGAATACATGCTCACGGCGATTGAACAGCATGGCCGCGTGCTCACCGATGCTGAGCCGTTCATCTGGGACGCCTGA